The segment GTCTTCTTCGTCCGCGGTCATATAGACGGCTGGCAAGTCTTTGCGAACCCGACCGTTCTCGACCTTGTAATAAGGAGTTTCGATAAATCCGTACGGATTGACGCGTGCGTGGGTTGCGAGTGAGCCAATCAGACCTGCGTTCGGGCCTTCAGGAGTCTCGATCGGGCAGATCCGTCCATAGTGCGATGGGTGAATATCACGCACCGCGAAACCTGCACGCTCACGAGTCAGGCCACCTGGACCGAGTGCGCTGATCCGGCGTTTGTGGGTCAGCTCGGCGAGAGGATTGGTTTGATCCATGAACTGGGATAGCTGCGACGAACCAAAGAACTCTTTGATTGCAGCGACCAACGGTTTCGGGTTGACCAAAGATGCAGGAGTTAATGAATCCGAATCAGAAACAGTCATCCGTTCCCGAATGATTCTTTCTAAACGGTTCAGCCCAACTCGCACCTGGTTTTGCAGCAATTCACCAACCGAACGAACGCGACGATTTCCCAAGTGGTCAATATCGTCGATCATGCCGATATCGAATTCCAGGTTGATCAGATAGTCGATCGCCGACAAGATATCTTGCGGAGTCAGAACTCTGGTCGCTTCCGGTACGTTCAGGCGCAATTTTTTGTTCAACTTATAGCGACCCACTTTGCCCAAGTCGTAGCGTTTGGGGTCAAAGAATCTCGACTCTAAAAGTTGTGCTCCACCTGAAACGGTCGGAGGCTCACCCGGACGCAATTTCCGGTAAAGCTCCATCAACGCTTCTTCTTCGCCGTACTGACCTTCTTTCTCGATCGTTTTCTGGAAATACTCCGGATGTCTCAGCGAATCAAAAATCTCGTTATCGGTCAGACCCAACGCTTTGAGGAGCACTTGCGCCGACAGTTTCCGAGTTTTATCGATCCGTACCCAAACCAAGTCGTTCTTATCGGTTTCAAACTTCAACCATGCGCCTCGGTTGGGAATCAAACTCGCATTGTAAGTCCGACGACCATTCTTATCGGTTTCCGACTTGTAATATACGCCAGGACTACGAACGATCTGATTGACGATCACACGTTCCGCACCGTTGATGATGAACGTTCCGCGATCGGTCATCAGCGGCAAGTCACCAATAAACACTTCCTGTTCTTTGATTTCCCCAGTCTCTTTGTTGATGAGGCGAGTGGGGACATACATCTGAACGGCGTAAGTGCTGTCTCGACGCTTAGCTTCATCGACATCATACTTCGGACGTTTCAGTTTGAAGTTTTTGCCGATAAAATGAAGTTCTAGCTTCCCGGTGTAATCAGTAATCGGTGAAAAGCTGTCGAGTTCTTCGATAAGCCCTTCTTCGAGAAACCAACGGAAGCTTGCCCGCTGGATTTCAACTAAATCCGGTAGTACGAAGGCGGGAGTGGTATAGGTCTGCTGCTCAGTCATGCGTCTCCTCTGCAGGGTCGCGCTGCGATCGCGAATCCCAGATTTTACGGTAATTGCAAAAATATGTCAATGCAAAAAGTTTGGGCTTCTAAAGAACCCCAAAACAACGGAATATTAGATTGTTGGACGTTGAGAAACGGGTGAGTTAGCCAGTTAAGCCTCCAAGGTTGCCAATGAAGGTGGAACGAAAAAGGTGAGCCGCGTAGCCTTGATTCGTTGGCGGTGCGAAAAGCTCATAGAATTCAACCCCGAAAAGCTGAATTCAACAAGTCAATGAAAATTAGCCTAGTAATTTTCGCACTCTTCTCATTATGGCGCAAGTTTTTCATTTTGTGCCTTGACGATTCGAGGAACTTGTGAGATGCAGGCTTAGCGGATGCGGCTGAAACTGCATACCTCCCACGTCGATTAGAGATCGCTGCTCAATTCGGAGCAAGCGATTCAGAAATCGTCAGCCCGAACAGTCGGCAAGCATTTTCTGTCGTCTGTTTTGCAAGCTGCTCGATCGAAACGTCACGGAGCGCTGCGACGTGTTGAGCCACGTACTGAACATAGGATGGTTCATTCCGCCGCTCCCCCCGTTTTGGAACCGGAGCCAAAAACGGACAGTCGGTTTCGACTAAGATGCGATCGCTCGGAACAAGTTTGGCGGATTCATGGATTTGCTTCGCGTTCTTAAACGTAACCGTACCGCTGAAGCTGACATAAAAGCCTAAATCCAGAAACCGCTGAGTTTCTGCTGGAGTCCCGCCCCAGCAGTGCATCACGCCTTTGACTTGTCCTTGCTCGCGCCAAAAGTCTTGCACCACTTCTGCCATCGTTTCAGCCGCGTCTCGACAGTGAATAATCACGGGCAGATCTAACTGCTTCGCGATCGCTAACTGTGTCCGAAATGCTGCAATCTGCTCAGATCGATTTTCTGCTTTGAAAAAATCTAGCCCGGTTTCCCCGATCGCCACAACCCGCGAATCCGATTGCGCCAGGGTGAGAATTTCCTGTTCTGAATTCGCCGACCATAACTCCTCGACATCGAGCGGATGAAGACCGACCGCAAACGAGAGTTCGGGGAAACGATTTGCTAGATTCTGAATTTGCGGAAATTCCGACGGTTCCACGCAGGAATGGACTAATCGAACCACGCCTGCTTCACGCCAACGCTCAGCGATCGCATCCAAGTCAGGCTCGAATGCGTCGAAATTAATATGAACGTGAGTATCGATCAGTTGCATTCAGAGATGAATTACGAAGCGACTGCGGTCTTTTGCTTCAGCACGCGGCTCAACCGAGCTTTGCGACGTGCGCCAGTGTTGCGATGGAGAACTCCACGTTTTACAGCCTTATCGATCTTGCTGTAAGCTGCCGACATTGCCTCATCGACTGCTTTCTTAGCTTCCGAATCTGACGGATTTGCGGCAAGCTG is part of the Leptolyngbya boryana PCC 6306 genome and harbors:
- a CDS encoding TatD family hydrolase, with protein sequence MQLIDTHVHINFDAFEPDLDAIAERWREAGVVRLVHSCVEPSEFPQIQNLANRFPELSFAVGLHPLDVEELWSANSEQEILTLAQSDSRVVAIGETGLDFFKAENRSEQIAAFRTQLAIAKQLDLPVIIHCRDAAETMAEVVQDFWREQGQVKGVMHCWGGTPAETQRFLDLGFYVSFSGTVTFKNAKQIHESAKLVPSDRILVETDCPFLAPVPKRGERRNEPSYVQYVAQHVAALRDVSIEQLAKQTTENACRLFGLTISESLAPN
- the rpsT gene encoding 30S ribosomal protein S20, with the protein product MANIKSAKKRVQVAERNRLRNKSYKSAVKTLMKKYFAAVDQLAANPSDSEAKKAVDEAMSAAYSKIDKAVKRGVLHRNTGARRKARLSRVLKQKTAVAS